A window of the Streptomyces sp. NBC_00250 genome harbors these coding sequences:
- a CDS encoding amino acid permease produces MSDRVIAADPLSAAKANPAAPHVDAGDAGYRKDLKSRHINMIAIGGAIGTGLFLGAGGRMSQAGPSLFIAYAVCGVFAFFVVRALGELVLYRPSSGAFVSYAREFMGEKGAYTAGWLYFLNWSTTAVADITAAATYAHFWSMFSDVPQWILALIALAVVLAANLISVKYFGEMEFWFAIIKVGALVAFMLIGIFLVVTSHDVGGSTPGLANITDNGGIFPNGMMPMLLLIQGVVFAYASVELCGVAAGETENPEKIMPKAINSIMWRVGLFYVGSVVLLALILPYTAYSGDQSPFVTVFDKLGIPGAAGVMNLVVLTAALSSLNSGLYSTGRILRSMSLSGSAPKFTGVMNKGGVPYGGILLTAAFGVMGVALNYVMPGEAFELVLNFASIGIIGTWAMIMVCSLLFWRNAQQGKLTRPGYNLPWAPYTQIVTLVFLGSVLVLMWMDGGISRTTVNCLPLIAAALVGGWFLVRKRVRTTAAAHRD; encoded by the coding sequence ATGAGTGACCGCGTCATCGCGGCCGACCCGCTGTCCGCCGCCAAGGCGAACCCGGCCGCCCCCCACGTCGACGCCGGCGACGCCGGATACCGCAAGGACCTCAAGTCCCGCCACATCAACATGATCGCCATCGGTGGCGCGATCGGCACCGGCCTCTTCCTGGGCGCCGGTGGCCGGATGTCCCAGGCGGGCCCCTCCCTCTTCATCGCGTACGCGGTCTGCGGCGTCTTCGCCTTCTTCGTGGTGCGGGCCCTCGGCGAGCTGGTGCTCTACCGCCCCTCGTCCGGCGCCTTCGTCTCCTACGCCCGTGAGTTCATGGGTGAGAAGGGCGCCTACACGGCCGGCTGGCTGTACTTCCTCAACTGGTCGACCACCGCCGTCGCCGACATCACCGCGGCCGCCACGTACGCCCACTTCTGGTCGATGTTCAGCGACGTCCCGCAGTGGATTCTCGCCCTGATCGCCCTCGCGGTCGTCCTCGCCGCCAACCTCATCTCCGTGAAGTACTTCGGCGAGATGGAGTTCTGGTTCGCGATCATCAAGGTCGGCGCCCTCGTCGCCTTCATGCTGATCGGCATCTTCCTCGTCGTGACCTCGCACGACGTCGGCGGCAGCACCCCGGGCCTCGCCAACATCACCGACAACGGCGGCATCTTCCCCAACGGCATGATGCCGATGCTGCTGCTCATCCAGGGCGTCGTCTTCGCCTACGCCTCCGTCGAGCTCTGCGGCGTCGCCGCCGGCGAGACCGAGAACCCCGAGAAGATCATGCCGAAGGCGATCAACTCGATCATGTGGCGCGTCGGCCTCTTCTACGTCGGCTCTGTCGTCCTGCTCGCCCTGATCCTCCCGTACACCGCGTACTCCGGCGACCAGAGCCCCTTCGTCACCGTCTTCGACAAGCTGGGCATCCCCGGTGCCGCCGGCGTGATGAACCTCGTCGTCCTGACGGCCGCGCTCTCCAGCCTCAACTCGGGCCTCTACTCCACCGGCCGCATCCTGCGCTCCATGTCGCTCTCCGGCTCCGCCCCCAAGTTCACCGGCGTCATGAACAAGGGCGGCGTCCCCTACGGCGGCATCCTGCTCACCGCCGCCTTCGGCGTCATGGGTGTCGCGCTCAACTACGTGATGCCCGGCGAGGCCTTCGAGCTCGTCCTCAACTTCGCCTCCATCGGCATCATCGGCACCTGGGCCATGATCATGGTCTGCTCGCTCCTCTTCTGGCGCAACGCCCAGCAGGGCAAGCTGACCCGCCCCGGCTACAACCTCCCCTGGGCCCCGTACACCCAGATCGTGACCCTGGTCTTCCTCGGCTCCGTCCTCGTCCTCATGTGGATGGACGGCGGCATCAGCCGCACCACCGTCAACTGCCTGCCGCTCATCGCGGCGGCCCTCGTCGGCGGCTGGTTCCTCGTCCGCAAGCGGGTCCGTACGACCGCCGCGGCGCACCGCGACTGA
- a CDS encoding S-(hydroxymethyl)mycothiol dehydrogenase, which yields MPQHVQGVIAPGRNEPVRVETIVIPDPGPGEAVVKIQACGVCHTDLHYKQGAINDEFPFLLGHEAAGVVESVGEGVTDVEPGDYVILNWRAVCGQCRACRRGRPWYCFDTHNAKQKMTLLDGTELSPALGIGAFAEKTLVAAGQCTKVDPAVAPEVAGLLGCGVMAGIGAAINTGEVGRGDTVAVIGCGGVGDAAIVGSRLAGAAKIIAVDIDDRKLETAKAMGATHTVNSRSTDPVEAIRELTDGFGADVVIEAVGRPETYQQAFYARDLAGTVVLVGVPTPEMKLELPLLDVFGRGGALKSSWYGDCLPSRDFPMLVDLHQQGRIDLAAFVTETIGLGEVEKAFARMHEGDVLRSVVVF from the coding sequence ATGCCGCAGCACGTCCAGGGGGTCATCGCCCCCGGCAGGAACGAACCCGTACGCGTCGAGACGATCGTGATCCCCGACCCCGGCCCCGGTGAGGCCGTCGTGAAGATCCAGGCCTGCGGCGTCTGCCACACCGATCTCCACTACAAGCAGGGCGCGATCAACGACGAGTTCCCCTTCCTCCTCGGCCACGAGGCCGCCGGAGTCGTCGAGTCGGTCGGCGAGGGCGTGACCGACGTCGAGCCCGGCGACTACGTGATCCTCAACTGGCGCGCGGTGTGCGGCCAGTGCCGCGCCTGCCGGCGCGGCCGCCCCTGGTACTGCTTCGACACCCACAACGCCAAGCAGAAGATGACCCTGCTCGACGGCACGGAGCTCTCCCCGGCCCTCGGCATCGGCGCCTTCGCCGAGAAGACCCTGGTCGCCGCCGGCCAGTGCACCAAGGTCGACCCCGCCGTCGCCCCCGAGGTCGCGGGCCTCCTCGGCTGCGGCGTGATGGCCGGCATCGGCGCCGCCATCAACACCGGAGAAGTCGGCCGCGGCGACACCGTCGCCGTCATCGGCTGCGGCGGCGTCGGCGACGCCGCGATCGTCGGCTCCCGCCTCGCCGGAGCCGCGAAGATCATCGCCGTGGACATCGACGACCGGAAGCTGGAGACGGCGAAGGCGATGGGCGCGACCCACACCGTCAACTCCCGCTCCACCGACCCCGTCGAGGCGATCCGCGAACTCACCGACGGCTTCGGCGCCGACGTCGTCATCGAGGCCGTCGGCCGCCCCGAGACCTACCAGCAGGCCTTCTACGCCCGCGACCTCGCCGGCACCGTCGTCCTCGTCGGCGTCCCCACCCCCGAGATGAAGCTCGAACTCCCGCTCCTCGACGTCTTCGGCCGCGGCGGCGCGCTCAAGTCCTCCTGGTACGGCGACTGCCTGCCCTCCCGCGACTTCCCGATGCTCGTCGACCTGCACCAGCAGGGCCGCATCGACCTCGCCGCCTTCGTCACCGAGACCATCGGCCTCGGCGAGGTCGAGAAGGCCTTCGCCCGCATGCACGAGGGCGACGTCCTCCGCTCGGTGGTGGTGTTCTGA
- a CDS encoding MBL fold metallo-hydrolase encodes MAARIDHVVTSGTFSLDGGTWDVDNNVWIVGDDTEAIVIDAAHDADAILAALDGRALRAIVCTHAHNDHIDAAPALAAATGARILLHSADQPLWKQTHPDHSPDGELADGQVLTIAGTDLTVLHTPGHAPGGVCLYSADLGTVFTGDTLFQGGPGATGRSFSDFPTIVDSIREKLLTLPPETVVRTGHGDSTTIGAEAPHLQEWINRGH; translated from the coding sequence ATGGCCGCCCGCATCGACCACGTCGTCACCTCCGGCACCTTCAGCCTCGACGGCGGCACCTGGGACGTCGACAACAACGTCTGGATCGTCGGCGACGACACGGAGGCGATCGTCATCGACGCCGCCCACGACGCCGACGCCATCCTCGCCGCCCTCGACGGCCGCGCCCTGCGCGCCATCGTCTGCACCCACGCCCACAACGACCACATCGACGCGGCCCCGGCGCTCGCGGCCGCCACCGGCGCCCGCATCCTGCTCCACTCCGCCGACCAGCCGCTGTGGAAGCAGACCCACCCCGACCACAGCCCCGACGGCGAACTCGCCGACGGTCAGGTCCTCACCATCGCCGGCACGGACCTCACGGTCCTCCACACCCCGGGCCACGCCCCCGGCGGCGTCTGCCTGTACTCCGCGGACCTGGGCACGGTCTTCACCGGGGACACCCTCTTCCAGGGCGGCCCCGGCGCCACCGGCCGGTCCTTCTCGGACTTCCCGACGATCGTCGACTCGATCCGCGAGAAGCTCCTCACCCTGCCGCCGGAGACGGTGGTACGCACCGGCCACGGCGACAGCACCACGATCGGCGCCGAGGCCCCGCACCTCCAGGAGTGGATCAACCGAGGCCACTGA
- a CDS encoding pseudouridine synthase — protein MRRRAKAPVAPLPQRDGVDPVRLRLPEDPGGVWGTVREHLLERYGAAVGVGRVEEMLGEGRFVGVDGPVAGDDPYTVGRYLWFHRDFPVEEPVPFPIGVVHRDERIVVADKPHFLATMPRGRHVTETALARLRRELGLPHLQPAHRLDRLTAGLVLCVVRPEDRGAYQTLFRDRLVGKEYEAVAPYDSGVELPVTVRSRIEKERGVMAAREVPGEPNSESRISLVERRGGLGRYRLVPETGRTHQLRVHMNALGLPILHDPIYPVVREDGSEDFGRPLQLLARTLEFTDPFTGAERRFESRLALSGLG, from the coding sequence GTGAGACGGAGAGCGAAGGCGCCGGTCGCGCCGTTGCCGCAGCGGGACGGGGTCGATCCCGTGCGGCTGCGGCTGCCGGAGGACCCGGGCGGGGTCTGGGGGACCGTACGGGAGCATCTGCTGGAGCGGTACGGGGCGGCCGTCGGGGTCGGGCGGGTCGAGGAGATGCTCGGCGAGGGCCGGTTCGTCGGGGTCGACGGGCCGGTGGCCGGGGACGATCCGTACACCGTGGGCCGGTACCTCTGGTTCCACCGGGACTTTCCCGTGGAGGAGCCGGTGCCGTTCCCGATCGGGGTGGTGCACCGGGACGAACGGATCGTCGTCGCGGACAAGCCGCACTTCCTCGCCACGATGCCCCGGGGGCGTCATGTCACGGAGACGGCGCTCGCGCGGCTCCGGCGGGAGCTGGGGCTTCCGCACCTCCAGCCCGCGCACCGGCTGGACCGGCTGACGGCGGGGCTGGTGCTCTGCGTCGTACGGCCGGAGGACCGGGGGGCGTACCAGACGCTGTTCCGGGACCGCCTGGTCGGCAAGGAGTACGAGGCGGTGGCACCGTACGACTCCGGGGTGGAGCTGCCGGTGACGGTGCGGAGCCGGATCGAGAAGGAGCGCGGGGTGATGGCCGCCCGGGAGGTGCCGGGCGAGCCGAACAGCGAGAGCCGGATCTCGCTCGTGGAGCGGCGGGGCGGGCTCGGGCGGTACCGGCTGGTGCCGGAGACCGGGCGGACGCATCAGCTGCGGGTGCACATGAACGCGCTGGGGCTGCCGATCCTGCACGATCCGATCTATCCGGTGGTCCGTGAGGACGGGTCGGAGGACTTCGGGCGTCCGCTGCAACTGCTGGCGCGGACGCTGGAGTTCACCGACCCGTTCACGGGTGCGGAGAGGCGTTTCGAGAGCCGGCTGGCTCTCAGTGGCCTCGGTTGA
- a CDS encoding M20/M25/M40 family metallo-hydrolase yields the protein MSESNTGRSVTAENEVVDLCRDLIRIDTSNYGDHSGPGERAAAEYIAEKLAEVGLEPKIIESHQGRASTVARIEGEDPSRPALLIHGHTDVVPANAEDWTHHPFSGEIADGCVWGRGAVDMKDMDAMTLAVVRDRLRSGRKPPRDIVLAFLADEEAGGTYGARHLVDKHRDLFDGVNEAIGEVGGFSFTVNENLRLYLVETAQKGMHWMRLTVEGTAGHGSMTNDDNAITELCEAVGRLGRHQWPVRVTKTVRSFLDELSDALGTPLDPEDMDGTLAKLGGIAKMVGATLRNSAAPTMLGAGYKVNVIPGQATAHVDGRFLPGYEQEFLADLDRILGPNVKREDVHGDKALETSFDGALVDAMQLALRAEDPIARAVPYMLSGGTDAKSFDDLGIRCFGFAPLQLPPELDFAGMFHGVDERVPVDGLKFGARVLDRFIDAC from the coding sequence GTGAGCGAGTCGAACACCGGCCGAAGCGTCACCGCCGAGAACGAGGTAGTGGACCTCTGTCGCGACCTCATCCGCATCGACACCAGCAACTACGGCGACCACTCCGGCCCGGGCGAGCGGGCGGCGGCGGAGTACATCGCCGAGAAGCTCGCGGAGGTCGGACTCGAGCCGAAGATCATCGAGTCGCACCAGGGGCGGGCCTCCACCGTCGCCCGCATCGAGGGTGAGGACCCGTCGCGGCCCGCCCTGCTCATCCACGGGCACACCGACGTCGTCCCGGCCAACGCCGAGGACTGGACCCACCACCCCTTCTCCGGGGAGATCGCCGACGGCTGCGTCTGGGGCCGCGGCGCCGTCGACATGAAGGACATGGACGCGATGACCCTCGCGGTCGTACGGGACCGGCTGCGCAGCGGCCGCAAGCCCCCGCGCGACATCGTCCTCGCCTTCCTCGCCGACGAGGAGGCCGGCGGCACCTACGGCGCCCGGCACCTGGTCGACAAGCACCGGGACCTGTTCGACGGGGTCAACGAGGCCATCGGCGAGGTCGGCGGCTTCTCCTTCACCGTCAACGAGAACCTGCGGCTCTACCTGGTCGAGACCGCCCAGAAGGGCATGCACTGGATGCGCCTGACCGTCGAGGGCACGGCCGGCCACGGCTCGATGACCAACGACGACAACGCCATCACCGAGCTCTGCGAGGCCGTCGGCCGGCTCGGCCGCCACCAGTGGCCGGTACGGGTCACCAAGACCGTCCGTTCCTTCCTGGACGAGCTCTCCGACGCGCTCGGCACCCCCCTCGACCCCGAGGACATGGACGGCACCCTCGCCAAGCTCGGCGGCATCGCCAAGATGGTCGGAGCCACCCTGCGGAACTCGGCCGCCCCGACCATGCTCGGCGCCGGCTACAAGGTGAACGTGATCCCCGGCCAGGCCACCGCGCACGTCGACGGCCGCTTCCTGCCCGGGTACGAGCAGGAGTTCCTCGCCGACCTCGACCGGATCCTCGGGCCGAACGTGAAGCGCGAGGACGTGCACGGCGACAAGGCCCTGGAGACCAGCTTCGACGGCGCCCTGGTCGACGCCATGCAGCTGGCGCTGCGCGCCGAGGACCCGATCGCCCGCGCCGTGCCGTACATGCTCTCCGGCGGTACCGACGCGAAGTCCTTCGACGACCTCGGCATCCGCTGCTTCGGCTTCGCCCCGCTGCAGCTGCCGCCGGAGCTCGACTTCGCTGGCATGTTCCACGGCGTGGACGAGCGGGTTCCGGTGGACGGCCTGAAGTTCGGCGCCCGCGTCCTGGACCGTTTCATCGACGCCTGCTGA
- the chpH gene encoding chaplin ChpH — MIKKVVAAAAATGGLVLAGAGMAVADAGAQGAAIGSPGVLSGNVVQVPVHVPVNLCGNTVSVIGLLNPAFGNTCVNA; from the coding sequence ATGATCAAGAAGGTCGTCGCTGCTGCGGCTGCCACTGGCGGTCTCGTTCTCGCGGGTGCGGGCATGGCCGTTGCCGACGCGGGTGCCCAGGGTGCCGCCATCGGTTCCCCCGGTGTCCTCTCGGGCAACGTCGTCCAGGTGCCGGTTCACGTCCCGGTGAACCTGTGCGGCAACACGGTCTCCGTGATCGGCCTGCTGAACCCCGCCTTCGGCAACACCTGCGTCAACGCCTGA
- a CDS encoding chaplin produces the protein MRQVTRKGLVTFAAAGGVFAAVGGGYAHADSGANGAATNSPGVASGNSVQVPVHVPVNACGNTVNVVGLLNPAMGNKCANTSKPGKPGGGSSAGGHTGNSPGVGSGNTVQVPIDAPVNVCGNSVTGIGLGNAAAGNSCGSGIEPTHPGNPGNPGNPGNPGNPGNPGNPGNPGNPGNPGNPGNPGNPGNPGNPGTPGNPGTPTTPGTPGTPGTPGTPGNPGTPGTPGDEGGPNTPGEHSVTPPRAVEELAETGSGPLGVIVPAGAGLLLAGSLIYRRARSAA, from the coding sequence ATGCGACAGGTCACGCGCAAGGGTCTGGTCACCTTTGCGGCAGCCGGAGGCGTTTTCGCCGCTGTGGGCGGCGGTTATGCGCACGCCGATTCCGGTGCGAACGGTGCGGCCACGAATTCCCCGGGCGTCGCGTCCGGAAATTCCGTCCAGGTCCCGGTGCACGTACCGGTGAACGCCTGCGGAAACACCGTCAACGTCGTCGGACTGCTCAATCCGGCGATGGGCAACAAGTGCGCCAACACCTCCAAGCCGGGCAAGCCGGGCGGCGGCTCCTCCGCCGGTGGGCACACCGGCAACTCTCCCGGGGTCGGCTCGGGCAACACCGTCCAGGTGCCGATCGACGCCCCGGTCAACGTGTGCGGCAACAGCGTCACGGGCATCGGCCTGGGCAACGCCGCCGCGGGCAACAGCTGCGGCAGCGGCATCGAGCCGACGCATCCGGGGAACCCGGGCAACCCCGGGAATCCGGGCAACCCTGGGAATCCGGGCAATCCCGGTAACCCTGGGAATCCTGGTAACCCCGGCAATCCGGGAAACCCGGGCAACCCCGGTAACCCTGGGAATCCGGGCAACCCCGGCACTCCTGGGAACCCCGGCACGCCCACGACCCCGGGTACGCCCGGCACCCCCGGTACGCCCGGCACCCCCGGTAACCCGGGCACTCCCGGCACCCCCGGCGACGAGGGCGGGCCGAACACCCCGGGCGAGCACAGCGTCACTCCGCCCCGTGCCGTCGAGGAGCTCGCCGAGACCGGTTCCGGTCCGCTCGGCGTGATCGTCCCCGCCGGCGCCGGTCTGCTGCTCGCCGGCTCGCTGATCTACCGCCGCGCCCGCAGCGCCGCCTGA
- a CDS encoding DUF5703 family protein — translation MPEYEFVDVYVPRGVSRKEATRLLTDHAEYGHWELDRLSLHRDGSRRVRLKRRIIRQVRATW, via the coding sequence ATGCCGGAATACGAATTTGTCGACGTGTACGTGCCGCGCGGTGTCTCCCGCAAGGAGGCGACGCGGCTGCTGACCGACCATGCCGAGTACGGACACTGGGAGTTGGACCGTCTGAGCCTGCACCGGGACGGGAGCCGCAGAGTGCGGTTGAAGCGGCGGATCATCCGCCAGGTCCGGGCGACCTGGTAG
- a CDS encoding helix-hairpin-helix domain-containing protein yields the protein MTEPSGETAPEAPEDVEPTEDVQEDVREGAAEPEGPGTAEESAPAEEPATAQEPDAAEASEESGTAEPPQGPEAAEKPEEPEESAPADSADADADEESGTAGEADAKGSDTPELSDAQAELAAQRELRARIEARKAEKEGPLASGAKLSGTAADLLAAVRAVEGGASSGSTFYEAPEPAPRRPAPETAQAVTVRPAVPAQAPVPAPGTTAAVREVLAKGGAPETLAGQVAAALGEGAAQALLDDPWQLLAVPGVRPEQADGFARASLGAACGPDDPRRTVALTVWLLERAALQGHTALEIGTVRAGLAGHAVPDPESAVDEAVSAGAVLVFQEEEAEEEPEGDEEPTEAAEAVAEEPASPVLLGLDRYAMAEESLADGLARLVKTATADTWEGSELERAAGAHGLVLHTGGEASRVEPVALATAARARGLRALVAVHADGGRHALGPAGADAVTVAALLSGSAGPGRDEEGAFALDVLVVLDAPQLDVETAAVLVESLPDGCRLVLSGDPAVLGAPGAGQVFADALAARVCPRIASRVPDPGPLGELVSGIGAGELNQVEAPGKEIVIVPVRDAGEAVHRTVQLVADSVPRAIGVPSEQTQVVTVGHGGSAGTRALNAALKQRLNPGPGRFGGYDPGDRVAYAPVPGRTVTGTVLSADAEGLRLRCGDEELLVPKERVESALRHGWALTAHQAAGARWPAVVVVLPGDAAGGLSRPWVYTAFGRAERHLSVVHGVDQALARAVAEGVAPERTTRLRPLLEALLAVPEE from the coding sequence GTGACCGAGCCTTCCGGGGAGACCGCGCCCGAGGCACCCGAGGACGTGGAACCCACCGAGGACGTCCAGGAGGACGTACGGGAGGGAGCCGCCGAGCCCGAGGGGCCGGGGACGGCCGAGGAGTCCGCGCCGGCCGAGGAGCCGGCGACGGCTCAGGAGCCCGACGCGGCCGAGGCGTCGGAGGAGTCCGGCACGGCCGAGCCGCCTCAGGGGCCCGAGGCCGCCGAGAAGCCCGAGGAGCCCGAGGAGTCCGCCCCGGCCGATTCTGCCGACGCCGACGCCGACGAGGAGTCGGGCACGGCGGGCGAGGCCGACGCCAAGGGCTCCGACACGCCCGAGTTGAGCGACGCGCAGGCCGAACTCGCCGCGCAGCGGGAGCTGCGGGCCAGGATCGAGGCGCGGAAGGCCGAGAAGGAAGGGCCCCTGGCGAGCGGCGCCAAGCTGAGCGGCACGGCGGCCGACCTGCTCGCGGCCGTCCGGGCCGTGGAGGGCGGCGCGTCCTCGGGCAGCACGTTCTACGAGGCCCCCGAGCCCGCACCCCGGCGCCCCGCCCCCGAGACGGCCCAAGCCGTGACCGTGCGGCCCGCCGTACCGGCGCAGGCGCCCGTACCGGCGCCCGGCACCACCGCCGCCGTGCGGGAGGTCCTGGCCAAGGGCGGCGCTCCCGAGACGCTGGCGGGGCAGGTCGCCGCCGCGCTCGGCGAGGGCGCGGCCCAGGCTCTGCTCGACGACCCCTGGCAGCTGCTCGCGGTACCGGGGGTGCGCCCTGAGCAGGCCGACGGCTTCGCGCGGGCGTCGCTCGGCGCCGCGTGCGGCCCCGACGACCCGCGCCGGACGGTCGCCCTGACGGTGTGGCTCCTGGAGCGGGCCGCGCTCCAGGGACACACGGCACTGGAGATCGGGACCGTACGCGCCGGACTCGCCGGGCACGCGGTGCCCGATCCGGAGTCGGCGGTCGACGAGGCCGTGTCCGCGGGCGCCGTCCTCGTCTTCCAGGAGGAGGAGGCCGAGGAGGAGCCCGAAGGGGACGAGGAGCCGACGGAGGCCGCAGAGGCGGTCGCCGAGGAGCCCGCCTCGCCCGTGCTGCTCGGACTCGACCGCTACGCGATGGCGGAGGAGAGCCTCGCGGACGGCCTCGCACGGCTGGTCAAGACGGCGACGGCGGACACCTGGGAGGGTTCCGAGCTCGAACGCGCCGCCGGTGCGCACGGACTGGTCCTGCACACGGGCGGCGAAGCCTCCCGCGTCGAGCCGGTGGCACTGGCCACCGCGGCCCGCGCGCGCGGGCTGCGCGCCCTGGTCGCCGTCCACGCGGACGGTGGGCGGCACGCGCTGGGCCCCGCGGGGGCGGACGCGGTGACGGTCGCCGCGCTGCTCTCCGGGTCGGCCGGGCCCGGCCGCGACGAGGAGGGCGCGTTCGCCCTGGACGTCCTGGTGGTGCTCGACGCGCCGCAGCTGGACGTGGAGACGGCCGCGGTGCTCGTGGAGTCGCTGCCCGACGGCTGCCGTCTGGTGCTGAGCGGCGACCCGGCGGTGCTGGGCGCGCCCGGTGCGGGCCAGGTCTTCGCCGATGCCCTGGCGGCCAGGGTGTGCCCGCGGATCGCCTCGCGGGTGCCCGACCCGGGGCCGCTCGGCGAGCTGGTCTCGGGCATCGGCGCCGGGGAGCTGAACCAGGTCGAGGCCCCCGGCAAGGAGATCGTGATCGTCCCGGTGCGGGACGCCGGCGAGGCCGTGCACCGTACGGTCCAGCTGGTGGCCGACTCGGTGCCGCGGGCGATCGGCGTGCCGTCCGAGCAGACACAGGTCGTCACGGTCGGCCACGGCGGTTCGGCCGGCACGCGTGCGCTGAACGCGGCCCTCAAGCAGCGGCTGAACCCCGGCCCCGGCCGGTTCGGCGGCTACGACCCCGGGGACCGGGTGGCGTACGCGCCCGTGCCGGGGCGGACGGTGACGGGCACGGTCCTGTCGGCCGACGCCGAGGGGCTGCGGCTGCGGTGCGGGGACGAGGAACTCCTCGTACCCAAGGAGCGGGTGGAGTCGGCGCTGCGGCACGGCTGGGCGCTCACCGCGCACCAGGCGGCCGGGGCCCGCTGGCCCGCGGTGGTCGTGGTGCTGCCGGGGGACGCCGCCGGCGGTCTGAGCAGGCCGTGGGTGTACACGGCCTTCGGCCGGGCGGAGCGCCATCTGTCGGTCGTGCACGGCGTGGACCAGGCATTGGCCCGCGCGGTGGCCGAGGGCGTGGCTCCGGAGCGCACGACACGGCTGCGGCCGCTGCTGGAAGCGCTGCTCGCCGTGCCCGAGGAGTAG
- a CDS encoding aldo/keto reductase — MEQRHLGRTGLRVSRIGLGTLTWGRDTDEHDAAEQLKAFWDAGGTLVDTADVYGGGEAEYLLGRLMERLVSRQDLVLSTKAGSVPDPDRRTDGSRGHLLAALDASLARLGTDHVDLWQLHAFDPYTPLEESLQALDIAVRSGRARYAGVANFCGWQLAKAGTWQLGGDRTRLAGAQLEYSLLQRGVEREVLPAAQDLGIGLLPSSPLGRGVLTGKYRSGTPSDSRGASETMAPFVEPYLDEAASRIVDAVATAADGLATTPLHVALAWVRDRPGVTAPIVGARTARQLTAALSVETLSLPDEICRALNDVSAPVHRYPDHDWSTL, encoded by the coding sequence ATGGAGCAGAGGCATCTCGGACGTACCGGCCTGCGTGTGTCGCGCATCGGACTCGGCACCCTCACCTGGGGCCGGGACACCGACGAGCACGACGCCGCCGAGCAGTTGAAGGCGTTCTGGGACGCGGGCGGCACGCTCGTGGACACCGCCGACGTGTACGGCGGGGGCGAGGCGGAGTATCTGCTCGGGCGCCTCATGGAGCGGCTCGTGTCCCGGCAGGACCTCGTCCTGTCGACCAAGGCGGGCAGTGTCCCGGACCCCGACCGGCGCACGGACGGCTCGCGCGGGCATCTGCTCGCCGCGCTCGACGCCTCCCTCGCCCGGCTCGGCACGGATCACGTGGACCTGTGGCAGCTGCACGCCTTCGACCCGTACACGCCCCTTGAGGAGTCCCTCCAGGCGCTGGACATCGCCGTACGCAGCGGGCGCGCCCGGTACGCGGGCGTGGCGAACTTCTGCGGCTGGCAGCTCGCCAAGGCCGGCACCTGGCAGCTCGGCGGCGACCGGACCCGGCTCGCGGGGGCGCAGCTCGAGTACTCGCTGCTCCAGCGGGGCGTGGAGCGCGAGGTGCTGCCGGCCGCGCAGGACCTCGGGATAGGCCTGCTGCCGTCCTCGCCGCTCGGGCGCGGGGTCCTGACGGGCAAGTACCGCAGCGGGACCCCGTCCGACTCCCGGGGCGCGTCCGAGACCATGGCGCCGTTCGTGGAGCCGTACCTGGACGAGGCGGCGAGCCGGATCGTGGACGCGGTCGCGACGGCGGCCGACGGGCTGGCGACGACCCCGCTGCACGTGGCGCTCGCCTGGGTCCGCGACCGGCCCGGGGTGACCGCCCCGATCGTCGGCGCGCGCACGGCGCGGCAGCTCACGGCCGCGTTGTCGGTGGAGACCCTTAGTCTTCCTGACGAGATCTGTCGGGCGCTGAACGATGTGTCGGCGCCCGTGCACCGCTATCCGGATCACGACTGGAGCACCTTGTGA